A segment of the Chryseobacterium scophthalmum genome:
CAATCTTTTTGGAGCGGTTTTCAGAGTACGTCATGCAGTGAGCTTTGCAATTCACTCATTTTTTAACCAAAACCAATTTTTCTACATCAACACTCCAATTGTAACGGGAGCTGATGCAGAAGGAGCAGGTGAAATGTTTGGCGTAACCAACTTTGATTTAAATAATATTCCAAGAGACGAGCAAGGCGATATCGATTTTACTCAGGATTTCTTTGGAAAGAAAACAAACTTAACGGTTTCGGGACAGCTTGAAGGTGAAACTGCAGCAATGGGATTGGGAAGAATTTATACTTTCGGACCAACTTTCCGTGCAGAAAACTCAAATACAACGCGTCACTTAGCAGAATTCTGGATGATCGAGCCAGAAGTTGCTTTCAATAATCTTGAAGACAATATCGATTTGGCAGAAGATTTCCTGAAATATGTTATTCAGTATGTTTTAGACAACTGTAAAGACGATTTAGATTTCTTAGACAAACGTTTTTCTGAAGAGCAAAAATCAAAACCGGAAAAAGAAAGAGCGAAAGAAGGTTTAATCGAAAAACTGGAAAATGTAATTGCCAAACGTTTCAAAAGAGTTTCTTATACCGAAGCAATTGAGATTTTATTAAACTCAAAAGAAAATAAAAAAGGAAAATTTGCTTACCCAATTGAAGAGTGGGGGGCAGATCTTCAGTCTGAGCACGAAAGATTCTTGGTAGAAAAGCATTTTGAGTGTCCTGTAGTTTTATTTGATTATCCAAAAGAGATCAAAGCATTCTACATGAAACTGAACGATGATAACAAAACCGTTGCTGCAATGGATGTACTTTTCCCTGGAATTGGTGAAATCATCGGTGGTTCAGAAAGAGAAGCGAGATTAGATGTTCTGAAAACTAAAATGGCAGAAATGCACGTTGACGAGCACGAGCTTTGGTGGTATTTAGATACCAGAAGATTTGGATCGGTTCCTCACGCAGGTTTTGGTTTAGGTTTAGAAAGATTGGTACTTTTCGTAACAGGAATGACAAACATCCGCGACGTGATTCCTTTCCCAAGGACTCCAAAAAATGCAGAATTTTAATTCAACATTATATATTAAGAATGTCTCTGAAAATTTCAGGGACATTTTTTTGTAATATTAAGTATCTTCAACTCTCAAACACTACAACACTATCACATTTTTCAGGAGCTATTTCCCGCTTTCACTACTCGCTTTTTTGCGCCAAGCTTTTTCTTTGCCGCAAAAAGAGC
Coding sequences within it:
- the asnS gene encoding asparagine--tRNA ligase codes for the protein MKKQTIKEVLEGYKKVLHHDITVYGWVRTFRANRFIALNDGSTINNLQIVVDFENLDQELISKISTASSLKVVGEVVESQGAGQAVEIIAKKIIILGDNFTEERDKTILQPKKHSLEVLREQAHLRFRTNLFGAVFRVRHAVSFAIHSFFNQNQFFYINTPIVTGADAEGAGEMFGVTNFDLNNIPRDEQGDIDFTQDFFGKKTNLTVSGQLEGETAAMGLGRIYTFGPTFRAENSNTTRHLAEFWMIEPEVAFNNLEDNIDLAEDFLKYVIQYVLDNCKDDLDFLDKRFSEEQKSKPEKERAKEGLIEKLENVIAKRFKRVSYTEAIEILLNSKENKKGKFAYPIEEWGADLQSEHERFLVEKHFECPVVLFDYPKEIKAFYMKLNDDNKTVAAMDVLFPGIGEIIGGSEREARLDVLKTKMAEMHVDEHELWWYLDTRRFGSVPHAGFGLGLERLVLFVTGMTNIRDVIPFPRTPKNAEF